ACAAGCACAATAAACGCTCCAAGAAAGGCTACGGCAATACCGGCAATACGCTGCCAGCCCGGCCAGGTACGTTTCCAGAATGCAAGTGCAAGCACCACGAAAACCGGCGTTAGTGCATACGCCAGGGCTGCATTGGGTGCTGTTGTGTAGCGTACACCCCATACAAAACACAACTGGTTTACCGGCAGGTTGATAAAGCCAAGCAGCAGCAGCATCCAGATATCGCCACGCTGAACCTTGGGAAGCGTCCGTCGCTTAACCAGATACCATCCGCCAAGGGCAACAACGGTAAAGGTGCCCCTGAACAACACAACGGTTGTGGGATGCAGTACCGACGTGATGTTTTTGGCAACGATGTGCGTAGAGCTTGCAATAAGCTGCTGAAGGAGCAAAAGCAGATACATCATAGCGGCATCTGCTGAATGACATCGGCGGACTGACGTTCGTAGGACACAGACGCCACACGCCTGCATGCCTCCTGCATTGCTGAGTAGGTTGCCGGCACAAGCAGTCGGTTTAACACGTCCAGAATTGCCACCGGTGTAAGTGTCTCCTGAACAAGCATGCCTGCCGGAATGCGCCGGAGCTGCTCGCGAAGTGCCGGCAGGTCAGTTGCCAAGACCGGTACACGGGCCATCATATATTCAAAAAGTTTATTGGGTAATGCATACCGGTAGCTTTCGCTCACCGGTTCAACCAGACACAGGCCAACGTCGGCACTGCAGGTTATTGCATGCAGCTCATCGTAATCTACGGCAGGGTGCCAGTGAATGCGGTGACTAAGGCCATGCTCGTGCGAACACGCCTGCAGATCGGAAATGGCAGGGCCGCTTCCAACAATACACAGGTGAATATTCTCCTGCAGGGCCATCGCCTTCATCATGGGTTCGATGCCGCGTCCGTGGTGCACTACCCCCTGGTAGAGGATACAGATTCCGCTTTCCGGAATGTTGAATGTATCCCGCAGGTAGGTGCCCGAAACAACGGAACGAAGCGGTGGAGTGTTTAACAGCACGGGTGGACGGTACCGAAGCCGGAACCGCTCCTGAACGATGGAGGCATCCAGGTAACCGCTGACCATAACGGTTTGAACGTGCCTAAGCAGCCACCGCTCGTGACGTGCTATTAGTTTTTGCTTTAAGCCACGTCCACGTAAGGGTCCCAGCGAAAAGTAAAACTCGCGCATATCATACCAGAGCGGAGCACGTGACCGTCGTGCAAGCCCCCATGCAGCCTGAAGAGCAAACAGGTCCATGCCAAGTACCAGACGCGCCGTTACGGGTATCGTGCGTACAAATGCATTCAGCGAGCGCCACCGACCAAAGGCCGATGTCCCGGGATCTGCCCATGTAAACATGGTTATCTCTTCGCCGTTCAGATCACCTGCAGCAATCACGGCCACCGTGTATCCACGGTCACGGAGGGCACGGGCAAGGTTCAGCGTTCGGGCATCCTGCCGGATGTTGGCAAGGGCTACAAGGACAACGTCAACGTGCGATGCCATAGCCCCCTTACAAAGAATGGTGGTAGGTGCTGCGCAGAATTCCGCGTGCGTCGAAGCGTTCCTTAAACTCAATCAGACCGAGCGACGGCGTCATCGGATCCTTGGCAGACGTGTCCTGGCTGACGCCAATGTCAACCCACTCATATCCGTTTTCAACCGCCCACCGGCATGTTTCGTACATCACAAGATAAATGGGTTTCAGGTGTTCGTACTCGTACAGCAACATGTTGTAAAAACACAGAACAACTTTTCGATTTGTTAAAAAAAGCAACGATCCGGCAATTGGGGTTTCATTGTAGTACACCATCAGCAGTCGCAGCTTATCGGGCATCAGGGTGTGGAGTGTTTCAAGATCGGCAAGGGTGTGTGTGGGTGTTACGTTATGACGTTTCTTGTTTTCGGTAAGGATTCGATGAAAGGTGGCATAGTCTGTACTTTCCCTGATATCCAGCTTCTTCTCGCGCAGTATTTTTCTGATTGTTTTCCGTGCCGTTGCATCAAAGTAGTCCAGAAAACGGTCTTTATGCTTCAGGTTGATCGCATGCGAGATGTAGTGCAGTTCAAAATCTGCTTTCCGGTACAGGTGGGCATACTCGGTATGCTGACTGTAGTTGTGTGAGTAAATCAGGGGCGGAGGGATGAAGTACGCATGAGCAATTCCCTGCTTAGCCAGGTGTTGCAGGCATGCATCAACAATCCGCAGCGAGCGTTCGAACGATGCGTCCATGGTAACGATGCCACCATAGCTTGCGCCCACGGGACTCCAGAAATCACCTGACGGACTGATGCCTCCGGGAAGTACAGCAACAAGTTTGTCGTGTTCACGAACCATGAGGTGAGAAAAACCCCACTTCCCCTGCGGATGATAATCAAGAAAGCGCTGCAGGTGAAACATCGTT
This is a stretch of genomic DNA from Ignavibacteria bacterium. It encodes these proteins:
- a CDS encoding GNAT family N-acetyltransferase, whose product is MKGSITVHPYTSDLSTEWDSFVERSNNGTMFHLQRFLDYHPQGKWGFSHLMVREHDKLVAVLPGGISPSGDFWSPVGASYGGIVTMDASFERSLRIVDACLQHLAKQGIAHAYFIPPPLIYSHNYSQHTEYAHLYRKADFELHYISHAINLKHKDRFLDYFDATARKTIRKILREKKLDIRESTDYATFHRILTENKKRHNVTPTHTLADLETLHTLMPDKLRLLMVYYNETPIAGSLLFLTNRKVVLCFYNMLLYEYEHLKPIYLVMYETCRWAVENGYEWVDIGVSQDTSAKDPMTPSLGLIEFKERFDARGILRSTYHHSL
- a CDS encoding glycosyltransferase, with translation MASHVDVVLVALANIRQDARTLNLARALRDRGYTVAVIAAGDLNGEEITMFTWADPGTSAFGRWRSLNAFVRTIPVTARLVLGMDLFALQAAWGLARRSRAPLWYDMREFYFSLGPLRGRGLKQKLIARHERWLLRHVQTVMVSGYLDASIVQERFRLRYRPPVLLNTPPLRSVVSGTYLRDTFNIPESGICILYQGVVHHGRGIEPMMKAMALQENIHLCIVGSGPAISDLQACSHEHGLSHRIHWHPAVDYDELHAITCSADVGLCLVEPVSESYRYALPNKLFEYMMARVPVLATDLPALREQLRRIPAGMLVQETLTPVAILDVLNRLLVPATYSAMQEACRRVASVSYERQSADVIQQMPL